From the Garra rufa chromosome 17, GarRuf1.0, whole genome shotgun sequence genome, one window contains:
- the ptpn2b gene encoding tyrosine-protein phosphatase non-receptor type 2, which produces MEQEFEDIDSEGRWQNLYLEIRNQSHESAFRVAKYPENRNRNRYRDVSPFDHSRVKLENTENDYINASLVVLEEAQRRYILTQGPLRNTCGHFWLMIWEQKTKAVIMLNRVIEKGSEKCAQYWPTQEEPEMSFRDTRFVVTLVSEDVKSYYTTRVLELQNANTGETRQIYHFHYTTWPDFGVPESPASFLNFLFKVRESGSLGMEQGPAVVHCSAGIGRSGTFSLVDTCLVLMDKRKDPLAVDIKKILLDMRKYRMGLIQTPDQLRFSYMAVLEGAKYIMGDSSVQKQWRELSREDQEPLSESPPPPQPPKCTERYNGSKPSRLEDGVDSKTGKKIGLETPNKESDRDAGTNARKRQRDEKMSNPTQKTQKQTKPRINDPDKKRKRARTTSDS; this is translated from the exons ATGGAGCAGGAGTTTGAGGACATAGATTCAGAGGGCCGCTGGCAAAACCTTTATTTA GAAATACGCAACCAGTCACACGAAAGTGCTTTCAGAGTGGCCAAGTATCCAGAGAATCGCAATCGAAACAGATACAGAGATGTGAGCCCAT TCGACCACAGTCGGGTGAAATTAGAAAACACAGAAAATGACTACATCAATGCCAGCCTTGTGGTATTGGAAGAAGCCCAGAGAAGATACATACTTACCCAG GGCCCTCTGAGAAACACCTGTGGTCACTTTTGGCTGATGATCTGGGAGCAGAAGACCAAAGCCGTTATCATGCTCAACAGAGTAATAGAGAAAGGCTCG GAGAAGTGTGCACAATATTGGCCGACACAAGAAGAACCAGAGATGTCGTTTCGTGACACCCGCTTTGTGGTTACACTAGTGTCAGAGGACGTGAAGTCATATTACACCACCAGAGTGCTGGAACTCCAGAATGCAAAT ACGGGGGAGACGAGACAGATCTATCACTTTCACTATACCACATGGCCTGACTTTGGCGTCCCAGAATCCCCAGCCAGCTTCCTGAATTTCCTGTTTAAGGTGCGGGAGTCGGGCTCACTCGGGATGGAGCAGGGTCCAGCAGTTGTGCACTGCAGTGCAGGAATCGGTCGATCGGGAACGTTCTCTCTGGTCGACACTTGTCTTGTCTTG ATGGACAAAAGGAAAGACCCACTGGCGGTGGACATCAAAAAGATTCTTCTAGACATGAGGAAGTATCGCATGGGTTTGATTCAGACCCCCGACCAGCTGCGTTTCTCATACATGGCTGTGCTGGAAGGTGCCAAGTACATTATGGGAGACTCATCTGTGCAG AAACAGTGGCGAGAGCTCTCCAGAGAGGACCAAGAGCCCCTATCCGAGTCTCCCCCTCCACCGCAGCCTCCTAAATGCACAGAACGCTACAACGGCAGCAAGCCGTCTCGTCTGGAGGATGGGGTGGACTCAAAAACAGGAAAGAAAATAGGCCTGGAGACCCCCAATAAGGAATCAGACAGAGATGCTGGAACAAA TGCTCGTAAAAGGCAAAGAGATGAGAAGATGTCCAACCCCACGCAGAAGACTCAGAAGCAGACAAAACCCAGGATCAACGACCCGGATAAGAAGAGAAAAAG
- the LOC141289911 gene encoding E3 ubiquitin/ISG15 ligase TRIM25-like encodes MAEARFSQDHFRCPVCLELLKDPVTIPCGHSNCMSCITDHWNQEDEKRVYSCPQCRQTFSPRPALSKNIMLAEEVEKLKNAHFQTDVPATGDVECDVCTERKHKAVKSCLVCRNSFCQNHLEQHENLFKEKGHNLMDATERLQEMICSKHKKPLDIYCRTDHQCICVLCIVDEHKKHRTVSNAAERTEKQILVTEMLEKYQQQIHEGEKTFQELEEALDNHKRSAQTAVEDSERIFTELIRSIERKCSEVTPMIRAREKTVVSRTEALLKRLKQDIDNLRREKTDLEQLAKTDDHTHFLQCFPSLPVTPGSPVVPSITDGSLDVVEKSVSQLRQKLEDFCKEEIEKLYARGKVLETFGTHEIQDCCSYKIYTGASQKLEYFFHFTLDPNTVHKHFRLSEGNRVVSYADKLQEYPDHPDRFSYWWQVLCSESVRERCYWEVEWSGTETMDVCIAGSYKSIVRKGRGNRCKFGSNDQSWCLICSPSSYTFCHNNKQTKLSAVSRSCKIGVYVDHNIGIMSFYSVSDTMDLIHRVQTTFTQPLYPGFWINLSVVDRVFGPDKRPTLKLCDK; translated from the exons ATGGCAGAAGCCAGGTTTTCTCAGGACCATTTTAGGTGTCCAGTGTGTCTGGAGCTACTGAAAGATCCAGTGACTATTCCCTGTGGACACAGTAACTGTATGAGCTGCATTACAGACCACTGGAATCAAGAGGATGAGAAgagagtctacagctgccctcaatgcagacagaccttcagtccaagacctgctttaAGTAAGAACATAATGCTGGCTGAAGAGGTGGAGAAACTGAAGAATGCTCATTTTCAAACTGATGTTCCTGCTA CTGGAGATGTGGAGTGTGACGTTTGTACTGAAAGAAAACACAAAGCGGTGaagtcctgtctggtgtgtcGGAACTCTTTCTGTCAAAATCACCTTGAACAACATGAGAACCTCTTCAAAGAAAAGGGACACAATCTAATGGACGCCACTGAACGACTACAGGAGATGATCTGCAGTAAACATAAAAAACCACTGGACATATACTGCCGTACTGACCACCAGTGTATCTGTGTGCTCTGTATCGTGGATGAGCACAAAAAACACAGAACTGTCTCAAATGCAGCAGAGAGGACAGAGAAACAG ATACTTGTCACTGAGATGCTGGAAAAATACCAGCAGCAAATCCATGAAGGAGAGAAGACGTTTCAGGAGCTGGAAGAGGCTTTGGACAATCACAAG cgctctgcacagacagcagtggaggacagtgagaggatctttactgaaCTCATCCGATCCATTGAGAGAAAATGCTCTGAGGTCACACCGATGATCAGAGCTCGAGAAAAGACTGTAGTGAGTCGAACTGAAGCACTCTTGAAACGGCTTAAGCAGGACATTGATAATCTGAGGAGGGAAAAAACTGACTTGGAGCAGCTGGCAAAGACAGACGACCACACCCATTTCCTCCAG TGTTTCCCATCTCTCCCTGTTACTCCTGGATCTCCAGTTGTTCCCAGCATCACTGACGGTTCTTTGGATGTTGTAGAAAAATCTGTCTCTCAACTGAGACAAAAATTAGAGGATTTCTGCAAAGAGGAGATTGAAAAACTCTATGCAAGAGGTAAAGTACTGGAGACTTTTGGAACACACGAAATACAGGATTGTTGCAGCTACAaaatatatacaggtgcatctcaaaaattagaat ACTTCTTTCATTTcactctggatccaaacacagtgCATAAACACTTCCGTCTGTCTGAGGGGAACAGAGTGGTGAGCTACGCTGACAAACTCCAGgagtatcctgatcatccagacagatttagTTATTGGTGGCAGGTGTTGTGTAGTGAGAGTGTGCGTGAACGTTGCTACTGGGAGGTTGAGTGGAGTGGGACTGAAACTATGGATGTGTGTATAGCAGGATCATATAAGAGCATTGTCAGGAAGGGACGGGGTAACAGGTGCAAATTTGGaagtaatgatcagtcctggtgTTTAATCTGCTCTCCTTCCAGTTACACATTCTGTCATAATAACAAACAGACTAAACTCTCTGCAGTGTCCCGCTCCTGTaaaataggagtgtatgtggatcacaaTATTGGAATTATGTCCTtttacagcgtctctgacacaatggaCCTCATCCACAGAGTCCAGACCACATTCACAcagccgctctatcctgggttttggATTAATTTATCAGTTGTTGATAGAGTATTTGGACCTGATAAACGTCCAACTTTGAAACTGTGTGACAAATAA